The Rhopalosiphum maidis isolate BTI-1 chromosome 1, ASM367621v3, whole genome shotgun sequence genome has a segment encoding these proteins:
- the LOC113548626 gene encoding thiamine transporter 1-like produces MESWKKITYVVAIFMFLVEIRPLEPYLTAYLTGPNGNISLSEAANSMESLRSYSALIATFIMLIISDHLLYKTVVIFLTLCSCIAYILMAGSPSLTELKVSMVFYGSAYSATSVASCYLFARIKDRKHFQKSASIAAVGLELGKFFGDVSGQIIVSSSGGSYTTLPYCNAFAMFLAALWAFLFPSINERNSSGPLGTYLPNEKTTLLKNSEQITSHSHKIKHCNTMVDKEYMIIIVLKQIWLDFKTSFSKTIILKKSLWYIFGMAAYVQILNNMNVLYSYVVNKHGNNDVLSNGFAESMVTLCGALGAYLIGKLQLDWNYYGDIFTSFCSILMGVFMISCYFYEHIQLIYLSYILYGLVSEAILVITLSEIANNLKSQCYSLIIGFNLLGSLVMSAIMTFFFVQFNFLEITVPGRFLFIGGLYSILGIIFLIIYFFDGQKEKKYMPTDFY; encoded by the exons ATGGAaagttggaaaaaaattacttatgtggttgccatttttatgtttctagTAGAAATACGGCCCCTAGAACCATATTTAACAGCTTATCTCACTGGACCAAATGGAAACATTTCTCTTTCAgag GCTGCTAACTCGATGGAATCTTTAAGATCATACTCTGCTCTTATAGCAacgtttataatgttaatcatCTCAGACCATCTTCTATACAAGACGGTGGTCATATTCTTAACATTATGCTCATGTATCGCTTATATTCTCATGGCGGGTTCACCAAGCTTAACAGAATTGAaa gTGTCAATGGTCTTCTATGGATCAGCATACTCTGCCACAAGTGTAGCatcatgttatttatttgctCGTATCAAAGACAGGAAGCATTTTCAAAAGTCTGCCAGCATTGCAGCTGTTGGTTTGGAGTTAGGAAAATTCTTTGGAGACGTTTCTGGGCAAATTATAGTTAGCTCAAGTGGAGGAAGTTACACAACTCTTCCATACTGTAATGCATTTG ctATGTTCTTGGCTGCATTATGGGCATTTTTATTTCCTTCTATTAATGAAAGGAATTCTTCAGGCCCTTTAGGGACATATTTACCAAATGAAAAGACTACGCTTCTCAAAAATAGTGAACAAATTACATCTCATTCtcataaaatcaaacatt GTAATACCATGGTAGATAaagaatatatgataataattgttttgaaacaAATATGGTTGGATTTTAAGACTTCATTctctaaaacaattatattgaaaaaatctcTTTGGTATATATTTGGCATGGCAGCATATGTTcag attttaaataatatgaatgtacTGTATTCATATGTCGTCAATAAACATGGTAATAATGATGTATTGTCAAATGGATTTGCTGAATCAATGGTCACATTGTGTG GAGCTTTGGGTGCGTATCTCATTGGTAAATTGCAATTGGATTGGAATTATTATGGTGATATATTTACATCATTTTGTTCTATTTTGATGGGTGTTTTCATGATATCTTGTTACTTTTATGagcatatacaattaatatatttgtcatatatattatatggtctaGTTAGTGAAgcaatattagtaataacctt gtcTGAAATagcaaataatctaaaaagtcAATGTTATTCCCTTATAataggatttaatttattaggttCTTTAGTTATGTCAGctattatgacatttttttttgttcaatttaattttttagaaattactgTTCCTGGAAga tttttgttcATTGGTGGTTTGTACAGTATTCTTGgaatcatatttttgattatatatttttttgatggacaaaaagaaaaaaaatatatgccgactgatttttattga
- the LOC113550409 gene encoding nuclear pore complex protein Nup133, which produces MASFDLRKELHSRGPPINLNKSVSTKKHTLHFDGRFVSKSDRYQLESYGLYTPNPVLEGLSISNKNKLIWSARLSDSLWAWFVYGRKLLVWNAENNKENKTNPCFELGLPASEVAHQAALIWVFEPETRKSSSHACCIAVSPEGLIRFWRDVYDEVEYFEYNTDLMGKECELLHQVDSSRYILLTTTADLVMVTINMETVRPQISSKILTESTGWLGNISMNLSSLVFGSTGQQSDPKTICGCVLKSSSDYTERIYVVTTNGTTLTKWNVSKPNSEKQLFEVNLANSLQEKFSIMMFNSVSTGDMDMEIIDMKPTNNRSEEVIVLIHTKPNQAYNYYILATIQIQDSKCPITSLHVLNNIENSYLNESTPQLLITEQQAFILSKHYILVVTFEPFQTDVIGVDCDLKFGGGSVVNNYGMFFTQSHCLTVVTKITNVEYDFNESRSVLQSPDLNQSIAITAEVESGSNETRLKSAFLQFVSRKIDNCRALVKQACPEELNSTDESNLDKTVFKVGEDLVNDIPINDPRWLGVHGEPTIRSSSMVILSHLEEKQQAIHWYLKFLQELGLWDRMRQINKYETQVYTGCALKDLSEKLQATLTFRKIEVEHSELLDRLIKEAVESNCDSYSSPPGLTHIDKFYKQVSMSHILLQRLCMHSEEISFTNRSAVDICSILCDVNRILVKVLCAVLDYRRQNVEFFPIDKQKQSKISWILCENSEGICSELIKQINISLDFAKKANITKEVRSEISDQVAFLVDVLLSSSIDVFSEMDSNYTQLRYKLLKKLMDFKEHHKVIELAEKYADHRAIVEVCFETNNIDLLYSFMDKLFEQNFRQTVFSWYLEQGKIVEMLRNFCRKPKYEHDIALALEAYPKYGWIAGGLSENINLTCESLRQCWSKEETNVLRKQYQLNLYKMAVLAKNGPLAKNPELDIIDRNLEVIEYQINIPECVLELLNLNLNNMRVLSPEEIFNLYLHKNNNTLDETQCLRALSVLQFVQNKEEREELSRYLWCETILRETLKYPLHDQEIDNPIEFIQNLLFFKTLTLVYNKGLLDLLPSLDWLLFADELENFHSNTMWQFVMKMGFEHCLRPAGVSMDF; this is translated from the coding sequence ATGGCTTCATTTGATTTAAGAAAAGAACTTCATTCTAGAGGACCtccaataaatttgaataaaagtgTGTCTACTAAGAAACATACACTACATTTTGATGGCCGTTTCGTTAGCAAATCAGACCGATATCAGTTAGAATCATATGGTCTATATACTCCTAATCCTGTACTTGAAGGATTAAGTATAtctaataagaataaattaatatggtcAGCTCGTTTATCTGATAGTTTATGGGCATGGTTTGTTTATGGTCGCAAACTTCTTGTATGGAAtgcagaaaataataaagaaaataaaacaaatcctTGTTTTGAACTTGGATTGCCAGCAAGTGAAGTTGCTCATCAAGCTGCTCTGATTTGGGTTTTTGAACCTGAAACAAGAAAGTCTTCTTCTCATGCTTGTTGTATAGCTGTGTCTCCTGAAGGGTTGATACGTTTTTGGAGAGATGTCTATGACGAAGTGGagtattttgaatacaatactGATTTGATGGGGAAAGAATGTGAGTTATTACATCAAGTTGACAGTTccaggtatattttattgacaacAACTGCTGATTTGGTTATGGTAACAATCAACATGGAGACTGTCCGCCCACAAATaagtagtaaaatattgaCTGAATCTACTGGATGGCTTGGCAATATATCTATGAATTTATCATCTCTTGTTTTTGGTTCAACTGGTCAACAGTCTGATCCTAAAACCATTTGTGGTTGCGTATTAAAAAGTTCTTCCGACTATACTGAACGCATATATGTAGTTACAACTAATGGTACAACTTTAACTAAATGGAATGTTTCAAAACCAAATagtgaaaaacaattatttgaagtAAATTTGGCAAATTCTTTGCaagaaaaattttcaattatgatGTTTAATAGTGTCAGTACTGGTGATATGGATATGGAAAttattgacatgaaaccaactaATAATCGCAGTGAAGAAGTTATTGTTCTTATACACACCAAACCAAACCAAGCTTACAATTACTATATCTTAGCAACCATTCAAATCCAAGATAGCAAGTGTCCCATTACTTCATTACAcgttcttaataatattgaaaattcatacTTAAATGAATCTACACCTCAGCTGCTAATTACTGAACAAcaagcatttattttatctaaacatTACATCCTTGTTGTTACATTTGAACCATTTCAAACTGATGTAATTGGTGTTgattgtgatttaaaatttggtgGAGGTTCAGTGGTAAACAATTATGGTATGTTTTTCACTCAATCTCATTGTTTAACTGTAGTCactaaaataactaatgtGGAATATGATTTCAATGAATCAAGAAGTGTTCTTCAATCTCCAGATTTAAATCAATCCATTGCTATAACTGCTGAAGTAGAAAGTGGTAGTAACGAAACTAGATTGAAATCTGCTTTTTTACAGTTTGTCAGCCGTAAAATTGACAATTGTAGAGCACTGGTGAAACAAGCATGTCCAGAAGAATTAAATTCAACTGATGAATCTAACCTAGATAAGACTGTATTTAAAGTTGGAGAAGATCTTGTTAATGATATACCCATCAATGATCCACGTTGGTTGGGTGTCCATGGTGAACCTACTATCAGATCATCCTCAATGGTAATATTAAGCCATTTAGAAGAAAAACAGCAAGCAATACATTGGTATCTTAAATTCTTACAAGAGCTTGGATTATGGGATCGTATGaggcaaataaataaatatgaaactcAAGTTTATACAGGATGTGCTTTAAAAGATTTAAgtgaaaaattacaagctacgTTAACATTTCGAAAAATTGAAGTTGAACATAGTGAATTATTAGATAGGCTAATAAAAGAAGCAGTCGAAAGCAACTGCGATAGTTATTCTTCACCCCCAGGCCTTACGCACATTGATAAGTTTTATAAGCAAGTCAGTATGTCGCATATTCTTTTGCAGAGACTATGTATGCATAGTGAAGAAATTTCTTTTACAAATCGTAGTGCTGTAGATATATGTTCAATTTTATGCGAtgttaatagaatattagtaAAAGTGCTTTGTGCTGTATTGGATTATAGAAGACAGAATGTTGAATTTTTCCCAATTGACAAACagaaacaatcaaaaatatctTGGATTCTATGTGAAAACAGTGAAGGCATATGTTCTGAGctgataaaacaaattaatattagtctCGATTTCGCTAAAAAGGCAAATATTACCAAAGAAGTTCGTTCAGAAATTTCTGATCAAGTTGCATTTTTGGTGGACGTCTTATTATCCAGCTCTATTGATGTATTTTCTGAAATGGACAGTAATTATACACAACTTAGGTATAAGCTACTTAAAAAACTTATGGACTTTAAAGAACACCACAAAGTAATTGAATTGGCTGAGAAATATGCAGATCATAGAGCTATAGTAGAGGTTTGTTTTGAAACtaacaatattgatttattgtatagttttatggACAAACtttttgaacaaaattttCGTCAAACTGTGTTTTCTTGGTACTTAGAACAAGGTAAAATTGTGGAAATGTTACGTAATTTTTGTCGCAAACCTAAATATGAACATGACATAGCATTAGCATTAGAAGCATATCCAAAGTATGGTTGGATAGCTGGAGGtctttctgaaaatattaatctaacaTGTGAATCCCTAAGACAGTGCTGGTCCAAAGAGGAAACAAATGTGCTTAGAAAACAataccaattaaatttatataaaatggcgGTTTTGGCAAAAAATGGACCATTGGCTAAGAATCCAGAGTTGGATATAATAGATAGAAATTTGGAAGTTAttgaatatcaaataaatattcctGAGTGTGTCCtggaattattgaatttaaatttgaataatatgcgTGTGTTATCTCCTGAAGAAATTTTCAATctatatttgcataaaaacaataataccttGGATGAAACCCAATGTTTACGAGCTTTGTCAGTGCTACAATTTGTCCAAAATAAAGAAGAACGTGAAGAACTCAGTCGCTATTTGTGGTGTGAAACAATATTAAgagaaacattaaaatatccacTGCATGACCAAGAGATTGATAATCCTATAGAGTTTATACAAAATCTTTTATTCTTCAAGACATTAAcactcgtatataataaaggCTTGTTAGATCTCTTACCATCCTTAGACTGGTTGTTATTTGCTGACGAATTAGAAAACTTCCATTCAAACACTATGTGGCAGTTTGTTATGAAAATGGGATTTGAACATTGTCTAAGACCTGCTGGTGTTAGTAtggatttttaa